The following are from one region of the Actinomycetes bacterium genome:
- a CDS encoding SOS response-associated peptidase, protein MCGRYAASRDKAALIEEFEVERSTERELPTDYNVAPTKDVYIVADRTPADEDKPTRELAIARWGLVPSWAKDVAIGSRMINARAETLTEKPSYRRAVSRRRCLVPADGYYEWYSPTEPDAPVGKSGKPRKQPYYIHPADGGVLAMAGLYEFWRNPELPDDDPTAWLRTTTIITTAATDELGRIHDRMPLMVPAAAWNDWLNPDMTDGGEAVASLGEVPLGRLRSDAVSTAVNSVRNTGPELTEPIPAE, encoded by the coding sequence GTGTGCGGACGTTACGCGGCGAGCCGAGATAAGGCTGCTCTGATTGAGGAATTCGAGGTCGAACGTTCGACGGAGCGGGAGCTACCAACGGATTACAACGTGGCCCCGACCAAGGATGTCTACATCGTTGCTGACCGAACTCCGGCTGACGAGGACAAACCGACACGAGAACTAGCGATCGCTCGCTGGGGACTGGTGCCCAGTTGGGCCAAGGATGTCGCCATCGGATCGCGGATGATCAATGCTCGGGCTGAGACGCTCACGGAGAAGCCGTCATATCGACGGGCGGTGAGTCGCCGACGGTGTCTGGTTCCTGCTGATGGCTACTACGAGTGGTACTCACCGACCGAGCCGGATGCTCCGGTGGGCAAGAGCGGCAAACCCCGCAAGCAGCCTTATTACATCCACCCAGCCGATGGCGGGGTCTTGGCCATGGCAGGGTTGTACGAGTTCTGGCGGAACCCAGAGTTGCCCGACGACGATCCAACGGCCTGGCTGCGCACCACCACCATCATCACCACCGCCGCCACTGATGAACTGGGCCGGATTCATGATCGAATGCCACTGATGGTTCCCGCGGCGGCTTGGAACGATTGGTTGAACCCCGACATGACCGATGGCGGTGAGGCGGTAGCTTCGCTGGGAGAAGTGCCGCTGGGTCGGTTGCGCAGTGATGCGGTGAGCACCGCGGTAAACAGCGTGCGCAATACCGGACCGGAACTGACCGAACCCATCCCGGCAGAGTGA